The Candidatus Zixiibacteriota bacterium genome includes a region encoding these proteins:
- the accC gene encoding acetyl-CoA carboxylase biotin carboxylase subunit, whose translation MFKKILIANRGEIAVRVMRACREMDIESVAVYSTIDRDALHVQIADEAVCIGEAPANESYLNIDAIIMAAKKTGAEAIHPGYGFLSENYLFAERCEKEGIVFIGPNSKAIKLVGDKVASREVTEKAGIPLIPGMKGTITDAADGIAQAEKIGYPVLLKASAGGGGKGMHIINSENEVQSAVESGMREAKSAFGDPSVYLEKYIEQPRHIEFQVLADNHGNAIHLFERECSIQRRHQKIVEETPSVALDDDLRRRMGETALKVVEISGYTNAGTVEMLLDINNNYYFLEVNARLQVEHPVTEMVVGIDLVHAQIRIAAGEKLWLKQADLKQNGHAIECRIYAEDPENNFLPSAGKILYMKEPTGPGVRHDCGIYSGYEVSVYYDPILSKLVTWAPNREVCCKRMVSALKDFPILGIKTGIEFLRETVSHPEFIAGNTYTDFINKNMPSWKPQSGENILDEALIAAAAYSKYGKKGSGYSAKTTEMPSPWQQIGDWQIASGMV comes from the coding sequence ATGTTTAAAAAAATACTAATCGCTAACAGAGGCGAAATCGCAGTCCGGGTGATGCGCGCCTGCCGCGAAATGGATATCGAATCGGTCGCCGTCTATTCGACTATCGACCGCGATGCCCTGCATGTGCAGATTGCCGATGAGGCTGTCTGTATCGGCGAAGCGCCCGCCAACGAAAGCTATCTTAATATCGATGCGATTATCATGGCCGCTAAGAAAACAGGCGCCGAGGCTATCCATCCCGGCTATGGCTTTCTCTCGGAAAATTACCTGTTTGCCGAACGATGTGAGAAAGAGGGAATTGTCTTTATAGGTCCAAACTCCAAAGCGATAAAATTAGTAGGTGATAAAGTAGCCTCCCGTGAAGTAACCGAGAAAGCCGGCATACCTTTAATTCCGGGCATGAAAGGCACTATCACCGATGCTGCGGACGGCATAGCTCAGGCTGAAAAAATCGGCTACCCCGTGCTGCTCAAAGCCTCAGCCGGAGGCGGCGGCAAGGGTATGCACATCATCAACTCTGAAAATGAGGTGCAATCCGCTGTAGAATCCGGTATGCGCGAGGCAAAATCCGCTTTCGGCGATCCCTCGGTTTATCTCGAAAAATATATCGAACAGCCCCGCCATATCGAGTTTCAGGTGCTGGCTGATAATCACGGCAATGCCATTCACCTTTTTGAAAGGGAATGCTCGATTCAAAGAAGGCATCAGAAGATAGTCGAGGAAACCCCCTCGGTTGCGCTCGATGACGACCTTCGGCGCCGCATGGGTGAAACAGCCCTGAAAGTGGTTGAGATATCGGGCTACACCAACGCCGGCACTGTCGAAATGCTTTTAGATATAAACAACAACTACTATTTCCTTGAGGTTAACGCCCGTCTTCAGGTGGAACATCCGGTTACAGAGATGGTTGTCGGTATCGACTTGGTTCATGCTCAGATTAGAATCGCCGCCGGTGAAAAGCTATGGCTTAAGCAAGCTGACTTAAAGCAAAACGGGCATGCTATCGAATGCCGTATATATGCCGAAGACCCCGAAAATAACTTTCTGCCATCTGCCGGAAAAATCCTGTATATGAAAGAGCCAACCGGCCCGGGTGTCCGTCATGATTGCGGCATCTATTCGGGATATGAGGTTTCGGTGTATTATGACCCGATACTCTCAAAGCTGGTAACTTGGGCGCCCAATCGAGAGGTTTGCTGTAAACGGATGGTCTCCGCATTGAAAGACTTTCCGATATTGGGAATTAAAACCGGCATCGAATTTCTGCGCGAAACAGTCAGCCATCCCGAATTCATAGCAGGCAATACTTATACGGATTTTATCAACAAGAACATGCCATCATGGAAACCGCAATCCGGCGAAAATATATTAGATGAAGCTTTGATTGCGGCGGCAGCATATTCCAAATACGGCAAAAAAGGTTCTGGCTATTCAGCTAAAACTACCGAGATGCCCTCGCCTTGGCAGCAAATCGGCGATTGGCAGATTGCCAGCGGCATGGTCTGA
- a CDS encoding acetyl-CoA carboxylase biotin carboxyl carrier protein subunit, whose translation MEQEFSYQNEVNKIKFDADNEDCLKADSFKALIGEKEYRFNISKISANSLSIILDGKSRLVYAAESDDAIFINLDGRNIKLDKVGDDMQKFAQDDSVFGDKDKITTPMPGKVIKILVGEGDRIEEGQPLVIVESMKMENEIKSPTNGSVKSVHFEAGDLVNPDQPIIMLQPDEEE comes from the coding sequence ATGGAACAGGAATTTTCCTATCAGAATGAAGTTAATAAGATAAAATTCGATGCTGACAATGAAGATTGTCTCAAAGCTGACAGCTTCAAAGCATTGATAGGAGAAAAGGAATACAGATTCAATATCTCTAAGATTTCAGCCAACAGCCTTTCTATAATCCTTGACGGCAAAAGCAGGCTGGTTTATGCCGCCGAATCCGATGACGCAATTTTCATTAACCTTGACGGCAGGAATATCAAGCTTGATAAAGTCGGCGATGACATGCAAAAATTCGCGCAGGATGATTCCGTGTTTGGCGATAAAGATAAGATTACCACTCCCATGCCGGGCAAGGTTATAAAAATCTTAGTTGGTGAAGGCGACAGGATTGAAGAAGGTCAACCGTTAGTGATTGTCGAATCGATGAAAATGGAAAATGAGATAAAATCGCCTACAAACGGGTCTGTTAAATCGGTGCATTTCGAAGCCGGCGATCTTGTCAATCCCGACCAGCCGATTATCATGCTTCAGCCGGATGAAGAAGAATAA
- a CDS encoding M4 family metallopeptidase → MGVPSYMFYLLAQGGYNQYYPHLDTVSGSGIENAMEIMYKSNTIPRWRWNANFFQAKTGCLIAAIFDCGQPDWAIQVDKAWNAVNVGCRYMPGDANCDGMFIGGDIVYIVQLFRDPDPCDRHIQCLDTTGVLFQPALDISGDCLVTQADITHAVGYFRGEIPAIEFCPAFPDTISP, encoded by the coding sequence ATGGGCGTACCGAGCTACATGTTCTACCTTTTGGCTCAGGGCGGATATAATCAGTATTATCCGCATCTCGATACCGTTTCGGGTAGTGGCATTGAAAACGCAATGGAAATTATGTATAAGTCAAACACAATTCCAAGATGGAGATGGAATGCCAATTTCTTTCAAGCCAAAACTGGATGTCTTATAGCGGCTATTTTTGATTGTGGTCAGCCTGATTGGGCAATACAAGTTGATAAAGCCTGGAATGCTGTAAATGTTGGATGCAGATATATGCCTGGTGATGCAAACTGTGACGGTATGTTTATAGGTGGAGATATAGTCTATATTGTACAATTATTCAGAGATCCTGATCCATGTGATAGACACATACAGTGTTTAGACACAACTGGAGTATTGTTTCAACCAGCATTAGATATAAGTGGTGATTGTCTAGTAACACAAGCTGATATAACACATGCTGTAGGGTATTTTAGAGGAGAAATTCCAGCAATAGAATTCTGCCCTGCCTTTCCTGATACAATTTCACCATAA
- a CDS encoding flippase: protein MLGVETFGQYGFALAVFAFFTVISDFGIENYQTRQTAIFNDKNKARILAADSFISRLILSALSAIIIFVISVIINKPLPLKIFLWLLSFTMILNCLAGSFISILLGYEKFKYFSMLSLSTQMAGTMLGILVLYLGYSLPGIGVTHLITAVLSAVAIAITARRVVGGFSLRGKLTKALDIIKQSAPLGITAILITIYYRADLIMLSIIKGDQAVGCYNSAYALVNGLLLVSATFSSTLLPRMSSYFKREPDKLDVLYQTGFKYLLFFGMAAAFGAAFLAEPIYRLIYPEAYLPGANALKILIWAMAMMFVNTLQNALMIARDLKKRLMYLTGAGAFVNIILNLILIPPYGFAGAALATVASELITAAGFIITLRSSLPYRMFASLLWRLLPALALMVLSIKFTESVMIIPRILIGAAVLVVALVITGGLNRRDFRTLMGLLSWGKD from the coding sequence ATGCTCGGTGTTGAAACTTTCGGACAATATGGTTTTGCCTTAGCCGTATTCGCCTTTTTTACAGTCATATCTGATTTTGGCATCGAAAATTATCAAACCAGACAGACCGCAATTTTCAATGACAAGAACAAAGCCAGAATATTAGCAGCTGATTCGTTTATCTCCCGATTAATATTAAGCGCTCTTTCTGCAATAATTATATTCGTTATATCTGTTATCATAAACAAACCTTTGCCGTTGAAAATATTCTTATGGCTATTGTCATTCACTATGATACTTAACTGCTTGGCGGGAAGCTTTATTAGCATCTTGCTTGGCTATGAAAAGTTTAAATATTTCAGCATGCTGTCTCTTAGCACGCAGATGGCTGGAACTATGCTGGGCATACTGGTTTTATATTTGGGCTATAGTCTGCCTGGCATCGGTGTAACGCATCTTATCACAGCTGTATTATCGGCGGTTGCCATAGCTATTACAGCAAGACGGGTTGTTGGCGGTTTTTCATTGAGGGGAAAATTAACTAAGGCGTTGGATATAATAAAGCAGTCGGCGCCGCTTGGCATTACCGCGATTCTGATAACTATCTACTATCGGGCTGATTTAATCATGCTGTCGATTATCAAAGGCGATCAGGCGGTGGGCTGCTACAATTCGGCTTATGCTTTGGTTAATGGCTTGCTTTTGGTGTCGGCGACATTCTCCTCGACGCTTCTGCCGCGGATGTCGAGCTATTTCAAGCGCGAGCCGGATAAGCTGGATGTATTATATCAGACCGGTTTTAAGTACCTGCTATTTTTCGGTATGGCGGCGGCATTCGGCGCCGCATTTTTAGCCGAGCCTATCTATAGGCTGATTTATCCTGAAGCCTATCTTCCCGGCGCTAATGCCCTAAAAATTTTAATCTGGGCGATGGCGATGATGTTTGTCAATACGCTTCAGAATGCCCTTATGATTGCCCGCGACTTGAAAAAGCGGCTGATGTATCTAACCGGCGCCGGGGCGTTTGTCAATATCATCCTGAACTTGATTTTAATCCCGCCGTATGGTTTCGCCGGGGCGGCTTTGGCTACAGTAGCTTCCGAGCTGATAACGGCGGCAGGTTTTATAATTACGCTGAGAAGCAGCCTGCCCTACAGGATGTTTGCCTCCCTGCTTTGGCGGCTTCTGCCGGCGCTTGCCCTGATGGTGTTGTCGATAAAGTTTACCGAAAGCGTGATGATTATCCCGCGCATATTAATCGGCGCGGCGGTTTTGGTTGTTGCCTTAGTAATAACAGGCGGTTTAAACAGGCGCGATTTTAGAACGCTCATGGGGTTGTTGTCATGGGGGAAGGATTAG
- a CDS encoding SIS domain-containing protein, whose protein sequence is MEDIIKAQLIESAELKIKLAEQSAKIIYEAAMMCVDAMKRNGKIMFCGNGGSAADSQHLATELVVRLTGKFDRPALPGLALAANAATLTACANDYGFEQVFARQIEAFGKSGDILFAISTSGNSANVIEAVKTARKMKIHTIGFLGGNGGQLSALADKPIIIPSDCVQRIQESHITIGHIIIGIIEKEAF, encoded by the coding sequence ATGGAAGATATAATAAAAGCTCAACTTATAGAATCAGCTGAATTGAAAATAAAATTAGCGGAGCAATCTGCTAAAATTATATATGAAGCTGCCATGATGTGCGTAGATGCGATGAAGCGTAATGGCAAAATCATGTTTTGCGGCAATGGCGGTTCTGCCGCCGATAGCCAGCATCTGGCAACCGAACTCGTAGTGCGTCTCACCGGAAAATTCGACCGTCCGGCTTTACCGGGATTAGCCTTAGCCGCAAATGCCGCAACACTCACCGCTTGCGCTAATGATTATGGATTCGAGCAAGTATTTGCGCGCCAGATTGAGGCCTTTGGAAAATCAGGCGATATATTATTTGCTATCTCAACTTCCGGTAATTCTGCCAATGTTATAGAAGCGGTTAAGACTGCTCGAAAGATGAAAATCCATACTATCGGTTTTTTAGGCGGCAATGGCGGACAGTTATCCGCTCTTGCGGATAAGCCAATTATCATTCCCTCGGATTGTGTGCAAAGAATACAGGAATCCCATATAACTATCGGACATATTATTATCGGTATAATTGAGAAGGAGGCTTTTTAA
- a CDS encoding geranylgeranylglyceryl/heptaprenylglyceryl phosphate synthase codes for MKVFEKLLNIKKKKGCGFLVLLDPDRKSAKAIANYASKCEKAGADAFLFGSSLMVKNHFEKALIAVKKAAKKPTLIFPGSSSMVSGHADAILFLSLISGRNPNLLIDEHVKAAPVLKKIGLEVIPTAYMLIESGVLTSVSFMSNTLPIPRNKPDIACAHALAGQYLGMKLVYLEAGSGAEKPVPLEMIKAVSKYVDVPIIVGGGITDAEYAGKVAKAGASFIIIGNTLEDNPDMVKKFARAIHGR; via the coding sequence ATGAAGGTATTTGAGAAGCTATTAAACATCAAAAAGAAAAAAGGCTGCGGTTTTTTAGTCCTGCTTGACCCCGACCGCAAGTCAGCGAAAGCAATCGCTAACTACGCCTCAAAGTGCGAAAAAGCCGGCGCGGACGCTTTCTTATTCGGCTCATCATTAATGGTGAAAAACCATTTTGAGAAAGCTCTTATTGCTGTTAAAAAAGCCGCTAAAAAACCAACGCTTATATTTCCGGGTTCATCCTCGATGGTTTCCGGTCATGCTGATGCCATTCTGTTTTTATCGCTGATATCCGGCCGAAACCCGAACCTTCTGATTGATGAGCATGTTAAAGCCGCTCCGGTGTTAAAAAAGATAGGCCTTGAGGTAATCCCTACCGCTTATATGCTGATTGAATCGGGAGTGTTAACATCGGTGTCGTTTATGTCTAACACTTTGCCCATACCTCGTAATAAACCGGATATTGCCTGCGCTCATGCTTTAGCAGGACAGTATCTCGGCATGAAATTAGTTTATCTCGAAGCAGGTTCCGGAGCAGAGAAACCGGTGCCGTTGGAGATGATTAAAGCTGTCAGTAAATATGTTGATGTGCCTATTATAGTCGGCGGCGGCATCACTGATGCCGAATATGCCGGTAAAGTTGCTAAAGCCGGAGCCTCATTTATAATTATAGGCAACACCTTAGAGGATAATCCCGATATGGTGAAGAAATTTGCCCGGGCTATACACGGAAGATAA
- the alaS gene encoding alanine--tRNA ligase — protein sequence MKSYEIRQAFLDYFEKQGHRIVPSSPVVPLDDPTLLFTNAGMVQFKNRFLGFEKGDYKRAASSQKCIRAGGKHNDLDNVGLTARHQTFFEMLGNFSFGDYFKEEAIYFAWEFFTKTLGLDTKKLYATVYKDDDDAEKLWKKIAPELGNRVLRFGEKDNFWSMGDTGPCGPCSEIHIDRGEHIPGELNGDGDRFMELGNLVFMQYNRDESGQMTPLPKPSVDYGGGLERFSMILQNAESNFETDLFTPLINKVVELSGKKYYSGVQGTPHKVIADHVRALTFALADNATISNEGRGYVLRRILRRAARYGHQLGLNEPFLYKIVQPLVDYMGAYFPEIKAQRGHIELVVKTEEEQFGRCLNIGLELFDDIAEKAVGTGSKVIPGEQVFKLYDTYGFPVDLTEIMAREKGLGIDMNGCEKCFEERKELSKKGSKFQAIICSAGIEIKRDSQIEKFIGYDNEKIDTEVLAGKSIDDKKYEFILFQTPFYAESGGQVGDTGFILADNFKIKVTDTIKINDEHIHIGKLVNGIVPELYTGRVTAEIDSSRRADIQRNHTATHLLHKALRMTLGEHVYQSGSLVAPDRLRFDFSHFKAMTDDELNEVENIVNEKINTDLPVTWENKSFAEAKKMGAMALFGEKYGDDVRIVKTGNFSMELCGGTHVNHTKDIGGFFIISEGAIAAGTRRIEAITGDAFEKFISEQNGYIDKLKRYFDKPIEQIDDSDIAEIKNLQGYIHTRILTKENLASKLADLLDIIKKQEKDKSKSAAKDISQKAKELSPKINIDTDKGNLLGFVVKNKSPKEFMTYFDNFKSVHQNETIVVCSRLNGQYAIASSDYNFAVKVKNTLFESVGAKGGGKPTIRGAMPVDKIETALDSLKKKYSL from the coding sequence ATGAAATCATATGAAATAAGACAGGCTTTTTTAGATTATTTTGAGAAACAGGGACACCGTATTGTGCCCTCCTCGCCGGTAGTGCCCCTGGATGACCCGACACTTTTATTTACCAATGCCGGCATGGTCCAGTTTAAAAACAGATTTTTAGGCTTTGAAAAGGGCGATTATAAGCGCGCTGCTTCCTCCCAAAAATGTATCCGCGCCGGCGGCAAACATAACGACCTCGATAATGTCGGCTTGACAGCGCGTCATCAGACATTCTTCGAGATGCTTGGTAATTTCTCATTTGGCGATTATTTCAAGGAAGAAGCGATATATTTTGCCTGGGAATTTTTCACTAAAACATTAGGTCTGGATACAAAAAAGCTTTATGCCACTGTTTATAAAGACGATGATGATGCTGAAAAACTTTGGAAAAAAATAGCCCCGGAACTTGGCAATAGGGTGCTTCGTTTCGGCGAGAAAGATAATTTCTGGTCGATGGGCGATACCGGTCCCTGCGGGCCCTGCTCGGAAATCCATATCGACCGCGGCGAGCATATACCCGGCGAACTTAACGGCGATGGCGACCGGTTTATGGAACTCGGAAACCTTGTGTTTATGCAGTATAACCGCGATGAAAGCGGACAGATGACGCCCCTGCCTAAGCCATCGGTTGACTATGGCGGCGGACTGGAACGGTTTAGTATGATTTTACAAAATGCGGAATCAAATTTCGAAACCGATCTGTTTACGCCGCTTATTAACAAAGTTGTTGAATTGTCCGGCAAGAAATACTATTCCGGCGTACAGGGCACGCCGCATAAGGTGATTGCCGACCATGTCAGGGCGCTAACATTCGCTTTAGCCGACAATGCTACTATATCAAATGAGGGACGCGGTTATGTTCTAAGGCGGATACTTCGCAGAGCCGCCCGCTATGGCCATCAGCTTGGATTGAACGAGCCGTTTCTATACAAGATTGTCCAGCCGCTTGTTGATTATATGGGAGCATACTTTCCGGAGATAAAAGCCCAGCGCGGTCATATCGAGTTGGTTGTTAAAACCGAGGAGGAACAATTCGGACGATGTCTGAATATCGGCTTGGAGTTGTTCGATGATATTGCCGAGAAAGCAGTCGGCACCGGCAGTAAGGTTATCCCCGGCGAGCAGGTTTTCAAACTGTATGATACTTACGGTTTCCCGGTTGACTTAACCGAAATTATGGCGCGTGAAAAGGGGCTTGGAATTGATATGAACGGCTGTGAGAAATGCTTCGAGGAACGGAAAGAGTTGTCAAAAAAAGGCAGTAAATTTCAAGCAATTATTTGCAGTGCCGGAATTGAAATTAAGAGAGATTCGCAAATCGAAAAATTTATTGGCTATGACAATGAAAAAATTGATACCGAGGTTTTAGCAGGAAAATCAATTGATGATAAAAAATACGAGTTTATACTTTTCCAAACACCTTTTTATGCCGAAAGCGGCGGTCAAGTAGGCGATACCGGATTTATCTTGGCTGACAATTTTAAAATCAAGGTAACGGACACAATTAAGATTAATGATGAGCATATACATATAGGCAAACTTGTAAACGGAATAGTGCCTGAATTATATACCGGTCGGGTAACCGCCGAAATCGATTCATCCCGCCGCGCCGACATCCAGCGCAACCATACCGCCACACATCTGCTGCATAAAGCCTTGCGCATGACACTGGGCGAGCATGTTTACCAATCCGGTTCGTTAGTTGCCCCCGATAGACTGCGTTTCGATTTCTCGCATTTCAAGGCAATGACTGATGATGAGCTTAATGAAGTGGAAAATATTGTCAATGAAAAGATCAATACCGACCTGCCGGTTACATGGGAAAATAAGAGTTTTGCCGAAGCTAAGAAAATGGGCGCGATGGCATTGTTCGGCGAAAAATACGGTGATGATGTTCGGATAGTAAAAACCGGCAATTTTTCAATGGAGCTATGCGGCGGCACCCATGTTAACCATACAAAGGATATCGGCGGATTCTTTATTATTTCCGAGGGCGCAATTGCCGCCGGCACAAGGCGGATTGAGGCTATCACCGGCGATGCTTTTGAGAAATTTATCTCGGAGCAAAATGGTTATATAGACAAATTGAAAAGATATTTTGATAAGCCAATTGAGCAGATAGACGATAGCGATATTGCTGAGATAAAAAATTTACAGGGTTATATACATACCCGGATTCTGACTAAGGAAAATCTGGCAAGCAAGCTTGCTGACCTGTTGGATATAATCAAAAAACAAGAAAAAGATAAGAGCAAATCAGCGGCGAAGGATATATCTCAAAAAGCTAAAGAGCTTTCACCGAAGATCAATATTGATACCGATAAGGGAAATTTGCTTGGCTTTGTAGTTAAGAACAAATCACCAAAAGAGTTCATGACATATTTCGATAATTTTAAAAGCGTTCATCAGAATGAGACGATTGTAGTATGCTCGCGTTTAAATGGCCAGTATGCTATTGCCTCTTCTGATTATAACTTTGCGGTTAAGGTAAAAAATACGCTATTTGAATCGGTTGGAGCGAAAGGCGGCGGCAAACCGACTATCAGGGGCGCTATGCCTGTTGATAAAATCGAGACTGCTTTAGATTCATTAAAAAAGAAGTATTCCCTATGA
- a CDS encoding MBL fold metallo-hydrolase encodes MGRLTFYGATETVTGSRYILELQGMKLLIDCGLFQGSKKNRLKNWEPFPVPPKEIDRVLLTHAHIDHTGFLPRFCKHGFKGQVHCTHATADLCEILLKDSAHIQQEDARWANKKGFSKHKPALPLYTVKDAENALTHFSPLYYGEDLYLGDNYRLKFKDAGHILGSSFIDIKTTEGKDAKKIFFSGDIGRPAKRILRDPIQAFNVDYLILESTYGNRLHGDSYPIDELARVINESVERGGTLVIPSFAIGRTQSLLYIIRELEEQNKIPDLPIFIDSPMAIDATEIFRKRISDQHLTSRILTLEGKRIFHPKQLHICETRQQSKAINQQKTPAIIISASGMVTGGRILHHLLQRLPDSKNTILFIGFQAYGTRGRTIVEGSQEVKIHGRHIPINAKVESISGFSGHADYNEILAWLMGFNKPPEKTFIVHGEPEAAASMAEKIHTHFGWDVVVPKFGDSFEINL; translated from the coding sequence ATGGGCAGACTGACATTTTATGGCGCGACAGAAACAGTAACCGGGTCGAGATATATCCTTGAGCTGCAGGGTATGAAACTGCTGATAGATTGCGGGTTATTCCAAGGCTCCAAAAAAAATCGGCTTAAAAACTGGGAACCGTTTCCGGTTCCGCCTAAGGAAATAGATCGAGTCTTATTAACTCATGCTCATATTGATCATACAGGATTCCTACCCCGTTTTTGCAAGCACGGTTTCAAAGGGCAGGTTCATTGCACTCACGCTACCGCCGACCTTTGTGAAATTTTGCTTAAAGACAGCGCTCATATTCAGCAGGAGGATGCCCGCTGGGCTAATAAGAAGGGATTTTCCAAGCACAAACCTGCGCTTCCCCTATATACTGTCAAGGATGCCGAGAATGCTTTGACGCATTTTTCGCCGCTGTATTATGGCGAGGATTTATATCTGGGAGATAATTATCGCTTAAAGTTCAAGGATGCCGGTCATATTCTCGGTTCGTCATTTATCGATATAAAAACAACCGAAGGAAAAGATGCCAAAAAGATTTTTTTCAGCGGCGATATCGGACGGCCTGCTAAACGGATACTAAGAGACCCGATACAGGCGTTTAATGTCGATTATTTAATACTCGAATCAACCTATGGCAACCGTCTTCATGGGGACAGTTATCCAATCGATGAGCTTGCGCGCGTTATAAACGAAAGCGTTGAGAGAGGCGGAACGCTTGTAATCCCCTCATTCGCTATTGGTCGAACTCAATCGCTTCTATATATAATCAGGGAATTGGAAGAACAAAATAAAATACCGGACTTGCCGATATTTATCGACTCGCCAATGGCCATTGATGCCACGGAGATTTTCAGGAAGCGAATATCCGACCAGCATCTGACCAGCAGGATACTAACGCTTGAAGGGAAGAGGATATTCCATCCTAAACAACTTCATATCTGCGAAACAAGACAGCAATCGAAAGCTATCAACCAGCAAAAAACACCGGCGATAATCATATCCGCCAGCGGCATGGTTACGGGCGGACGTATTCTGCATCATTTACTGCAGAGATTGCCCGATTCAAAAAATACGATATTGTTCATAGGCTTTCAGGCTTACGGCACTCGCGGCAGGACAATTGTTGAGGGCAGCCAAGAGGTTAAAATTCACGGCCGGCATATTCCGATTAATGCTAAGGTCGAGTCAATATCGGGTTTTTCAGGACACGCTGATTATAATGAAATCCTTGCCTGGCTTATGGGTTTTAATAAACCGCCGGAAAAGACATTTATCGTGCATGGCGAACCGGAAGCCGCTGCATCAATGGCGGAAAAAATCCATACTCATTTTGGTTGGGATGTTGTTGTACCAAAGTTTGGCGATAGTTTCGAGATAAACCTATAG
- a CDS encoding pantoate--beta-alanine ligase, with protein MNIVKSLKSMQKLADRYRQGGKQIGFIPTMGALHEGHLSLIRKSAKQNNLTVVSIFVNPVQFSPDEDYAKYPRSFKSDCRKAKIAGADIIFNPSADDMYPESFQTYITPGSINDCLEGAARPNHMRGAATVCIKLFNIVKPHRSYFGQKDAQQLAIIKQITADLNLDMKIVRCPIIRTKTGIAMSSRHSYLSKDDLKKAEVIYKSLRLARKLINSGQTRVHIIQSKMTELINSIPDVSIEYISFNRWDDLKKIKTIDGRVLISLVVVINKIRLLDNIIIKTGR; from the coding sequence ATGAATATAGTCAAATCCTTAAAATCGATGCAAAAATTAGCTGATAGATACCGTCAGGGCGGCAAACAAATCGGTTTTATCCCAACTATGGGAGCTTTGCATGAGGGGCATCTGTCGCTTATTAGAAAGTCTGCAAAACAAAACAACTTAACAGTTGTCTCAATTTTTGTTAATCCTGTTCAGTTCTCTCCGGATGAGGATTATGCAAAGTATCCAAGGAGTTTTAAATCGGATTGTCGAAAAGCTAAAATTGCCGGCGCCGATATAATATTTAATCCTTCTGCCGATGATATGTATCCCGAAAGCTTTCAGACTTATATAACTCCTGGTTCCATAAATGATTGTCTTGAAGGCGCCGCCCGCCCTAACCATATGCGCGGCGCGGCTACTGTTTGCATAAAACTGTTCAATATAGTTAAACCGCATAGGTCTTATTTTGGCCAGAAAGATGCCCAGCAGTTGGCAATTATTAAACAGATTACGGCCGACTTGAATCTCGATATGAAAATTGTCAGATGTCCGATTATCAGGACTAAAACAGGCATTGCCATGTCCTCCAGACATTCCTATCTATCAAAGGACGATTTAAAAAAAGCAGAGGTTATCTATAAATCCCTCAGGCTGGCTCGAAAATTAATTAACTCAGGTCAGACTCGGGTTCATATTATCCAATCAAAGATGACAGAGCTTATTAATTCGATACCTGATGTAAGCATTGAATACATTTCGTTCAATCGCTGGGATGACCTTAAGAAGATTAAGACAATTGACGGCCGTGTTTTAATTTCGTTAGTCGTTGTTATAAATAAAATCAGACTGCTGGATAATATTATAATCAAGACGGGTCGTTAA